GctgacggcgcggccactacgtacgtacgcatgAGATTAGCCGAGGGTGTTCTTGATGATCCAACCCTACCGAGGCTTCCAGTCTGATTCCTTCGATTCGAGGTTGCAAGTGTTCTACTCTCGTACCATTGTCGTGATGCGCGGCCTGCGTTTGTCAAGGCTCAATTGCGTGTAAGCCAAGTCGCCTCCTGGCTCATCGAATCCAGCTATAGACAGACGTTCACCTCACGTCGGGTGCTATACTGTAGTAATGGACGGGAGCCCGGGCCGCCTCTTGTGCCTAGATTAGCGCACGCCACAGCGCTCCGAGCCCGTCCTTCAGGGCTCCACTGTCGGAAAGCCAAGGCGCCTGAGCACTCTGTACCCGGCCCCACCAACGGCAGCTCAACTTCCCCACTGAAACCCGTCACCTCTAACCTCCATTTCCCATCCACTGTCTGCGCGTCTCACGACCATCCATCCCCGACAACTTCAACTTCAACAAACTCCCGAATCCGCAAACCACccagcctcgcccgcgcTTCCAGCGCACCCACCActcaccatggccgcctccgcgcccgcgcccaccgtCCCCTCCCTCAAGCAGGCCTTTCTCGCCGCGCAAACCACCCTCCTAGCGCAGCCGCTCTccccctcggccgcctggcgcgccgccaacgacgacagcgacgcgttgggtggtgacggcggcggcgcgcccgtccccgcccgcgccctcgacgaggccctcctcgcgCTCAACAACACcctccagcagcacgcccgccgcgtctACCCCCCGCAGGCCTCCcgcaacgtcgccgcccaaatcgccgccgcctacgaccgcgacgccgagcgcagggtcggcgccgacgccgccaacgacgccgaggctCTAGGTCGGGAGCTTGATCTCAGTACGTCCAACAGCAAGAAACATGCATGTATATATGACGAGTGGTCCTGTGCATGTAACTGACCGTttacctttttttttttttcgccCCGGCATCAGCGGACGAAGGGGTTCTCGAAGCGCTGCCAGAATCGTGGCCCTCGGAGCGCGACTGCAACAACCACCCCGCCGAGGCGAAGCGGTATGCAGACACggtcgcgcgcctcgtcgagctcagcGCACGGCGCAAGGATCTCCGCCGTCGCGTCCAGCGGCTGCGGGGCCTCGAGGCGAGCATCGCGCCGCTCGACacggcggacggcgccgccgggcgcaTCCAGGATAACCTCGTCACGCGCAACGGGCCCGTCGAAACGGAGCTCGAGCGAATGCGCGTCCTGCTCGCACGCGTGGCGGGTCGCGTCAGTGAGCTCCCCGTGAAGAGCTTGGCGACACAGcctgacggcgccgaggtcgacTTGGACGCCCTGGACGGGGCCCGAAAGCGCAAGGTCGACGAGTTTCTGGCCGACCCTCGTGTTTTTCCGTCTTGAAGGCGCTCCGCTTTCGGCGAATAAACAAACAGGTCTAATCACAGCGCACAGTGCATCTCGGAGCTGCCTTCAAGCAGCACTACGGCCTCATCGCTGGTGGCGAAGAGCCCCAAGACGGGCCTGCGAAGTGCCATGGACCGGTGAACATGCAGCTTGCCGTCTCGCGGCAGTGCTTCTCGGATCAAGTCTCCGTGAGACATGCGGCACTGTGCCTATGCGTCTGCTGTGTGTTAGCCTCTGACACCTGACATTGTCATATCTATGGCCTATGGGCACGAATTCCGCCTTGTGCGACCCGCGTTGGTTTGATGGCGTCTTGCTCGCATActccgacggcgagcggcatGCCGAGTGCAACGGCCGGGGTGATAAGCTAATCGATTGGGCTTTGACGATACAAAAGAATCCCTCTCTGCGGACGCCAGTCTTGCATCCCGCTTCCCGACATGGCTACCCGCTCTCGGTTGGCGCATTGCCACCAATCCGAGCAAACACCTTTTGGATGGCACCGTATCGCAGTCCCCAGATGGTGTCGTGCTCTGCTCCATCAACCACGCTACTGGCATATCGGATGATGCCCCCGTCTTGCTCTCCCTTCCAGCAGTCCTCGAACCACTTCGGACCTTTGGAACCTGCGTCCCCGACCATGCCGTCTTTTTCGGCGAAATAAACGTCAATTTCAAGCTGTCTCCCAGCCGCTTGGAGTGCTTCCCTCAGGCGCGGGACGAGACCGTCATAGTCGCCCCAGTCACCCCACCCGGCTTTG
Above is a genomic segment from Purpureocillium takamizusanense chromosome 2, complete sequence containing:
- a CDS encoding uncharacterized protein (COG:S~EggNog:ENOG503P5U7), giving the protein MAASAPAPTVPSLKQAFLAAQTTLLAQPLSPSAAWRAANDDSDALGGDGGGAPVPARALDEALLALNNTLQQHARRVYPPQASRNVAAQIAAAYDRDAERRVGADAANDAEALGRELDLTDEGVLEALPESWPSERDCNNHPAEAKRYADTVARLVELSARRKDLRRRVQRLRGLEASIAPLDTADGAAGRIQDNLVTRNGPVETELERMRVLLARVAGRVSELPVKSLATQPDGAEVDLDALDGARKRKVDEFLADPRVFPS